Proteins from a genomic interval of Zingiber officinale cultivar Zhangliang chromosome 1B, Zo_v1.1, whole genome shotgun sequence:
- the LOC122050787 gene encoding uncharacterized protein LOC122050787: MGRKRWEGAAAMAASSPPLASEKKPWWLSNKKVVDKYLREARSLIATQEQSNVVSAVGLLDAALALSPRMEAALELKARSLLFLRRFREVADMLQDYIPSYKADDRSGDGDSTSSSLGAAGDHSMASSAPLTRERANLLSPGRERSDGDHSFRCFSVSDLKRRVLAGMSKSSDREGQWRYLVLGQACCHLGMMENAMVLLQTGRRLASAAFRRESVCWSDDSFGGVAVTALPPSEMESASLLLSHIKLILRRRAAAVAALDAGLPAEAIRHFTKVLDSRRGLPGSFAAGCLIGRAAAHKAAGRLADAIADCNLALALDPSSISALRARADLFEAVRALTDCLHDLEHLKLLHEAIIRDRKLPGPRWRPHHDVRYRDIPANLPALTARIQHLRGRIAAGEANNVDYHTLLGVRRGCTRTELGRAHLLLTLKHKPEKAVAFVERLEFADDHRDFDSIRDQARMSASILYRMLQKGYASVMTAVVAEEVTEKQRAKEAAAATAAAAIQVSAAMTAEKPKAEKASVFQGVFCRDMAVVGSMLSHRSIPVKYEALSC, from the exons ATGGGGAGGAAGAGGTGGGAAGGTGCTGCTGCAATGGCAGCCAGCTCACCTCCTCTCGCCTCGGAGAAGAAGCCATGGTGGCTGAGTAACAAGAAG GTGGTCGACAAGTACCTGAGGGAAGCCCGGTCTCTCATCGCAACGCAAGAGCAGTCCAACGTAGTCTCCGCGGTAGGCCTCCTCGACGCCGCCCTCGCCCTTTCCCCGCGCATGGAGGCCGCGCTCGAGCTCAAGGCCcgctccctcctcttcctccgtCGCTTCCGCGAGGTGGCCGACATGCTGCAGGACTACATACCCAGCTACAAGGCCGACGACCGATCAGGGGATGGCGattccacctcttcctccctcGGCGCCGCCGGCGACCACTCCATGGCTTCCTCCGCGCCGCTGACCAGGGAGCGCGCCAATCTCCTATCCCCTGGCCGAGAGAGGTCCGACGGCGACCACTCGTTCCGATGCTTCTCCGTTTCCGACCTCAAGCGCCGTGTGCTGGCAGGCATGTCCAAGAGCTCTGACAGGGAAGGCCAGTGGAG GTATTTGGTGCTCGGACAGGCTTGTTGCCACCTTGGGATGATGGAGAACGCGATGGTTCTCCTCCAAACAGGCCGCCGTCTCGCCTCCGCCGCTTTCCGGCGAGAGTCCGTGTGCTGGTCGGACGATAGCTTCGGCGGCGTCGCGGTTACTGCTCTGCCGCCGTCGGAGATGGAGTCCGCCTCCTTGCTCCTCTCTCACATCAAACTGATCCTCCGGCGCCGCGCCGCCGCCGTTGCAGCGCTGGACGCCGGTCTCCCCGCTGAGGCCATCCGCCACTTCACCAAGGTTCTGGACAGCCGCCGGGGCCTCCCTGGAAGCTTCGCAGCCGGTTGCCTCATCGGCCGCGCTGCGGCTCACAAGGCCGCTGGTCGTCTCGCGGACGCCATTGCTGATTGCAACCTCGCGCTCGCCCTCGATCCTTCTTCCATCTCGGCACTCCGCGCCCGCGCTGACCTCTTCGAGGCAGTGCGCGCGCTCACGGACTGCCTTCATGATCTCGAGCACTTGAAGCTCCTCCACGAAGCCATCATCCGCGACCGAAAGCTTCCCGGTCCCCGGTGGAGGCCGCACCACGACGTCCGCTACCGTGACATCCCCGCGAATCTCCCTGCGCTCACCGCGCGGATTCAGCATCTCCGCGGACGCATCGCTGCCGGGGAGGCCAACAACGTGGATTACCACACGCTGCTAGGTGTTCGACGTGGGTGTACGCGCACCGAATTAGGCCGCGCGCACCTGCTGCTGACGCTGAAGCACAAGCCAGAGAAGGCCGTGGCATTTGTCGAGCGGTTAGAGTTCGCAGACGACCACCGGGACTTCGACTCAATCCGCGACCAAGCGAGGATGTCCGCGTCGATTCTCTATCGCATGCTACAAAAGGGGTACGCCAGCGTCATGACAGCGGTGGTGGCGGAGGAAGTGACGGAGAAACAGAGGGCCAAGGAGGCTGCGGCCGCCACCGCCGCCGCTGCAATTCAAGTGTCGGCGGCGATGACGGCAGAGAAACCGAAGGCAGAGAAGGCGTCGGTATTTCAAGGTGTGTTCTGCCGCGACATGGCCGTGGTGGGCAGCATGCTGTCGCACAGGTCGATTCCAGTGAAGTACGAAGCATTGAGTTGCTAA